A window of the Emys orbicularis isolate rEmyOrb1 chromosome 1, rEmyOrb1.hap1, whole genome shotgun sequence genome harbors these coding sequences:
- the LOC135873240 gene encoding transmembrane 4 L6 family member 1-like encodes MCTGKCSKCIGVVLFPLAVCAIISNLLLYFPNGTVIKPDQITDLVWFFHGILGAGILVILPAFMMLGAGGAGCCANRCGMLLSVLLAALGAAGGVYCVVISSLGLISGPLCDTGDGEYIYPFRNDTLTDNYLFNQTTWSICKEPENVIMWNIVLFSLLLGIGTIEAVLCFIQVINGLIGFICGTCMRKRKILMGTLAVIVSKGS; translated from the exons ATGTGCACTGGAAAGTGTTCAAAGTGCATTGGGGTCGTGTTGTTCCCATTAGCTGTATGTGCCATAATCTCCAATCTTCTCCTGTATTTCCCCAATGGAACTGTTATAAAGCCCGACCAGATAACTGATTTGGTCTGGTTTTTCCATGGCATTCTTGGAGCTGGGATACTG GTTATTTTGCCAGCATTTATGATGCTGGGCGCAGGTGGAGCTGGATGTTGCGCTAACAGATGTGGG ATGCTGCTCTCTGTGCTGCTGGctgcactgggagctgcaggaggggtaTATTGTGTGGTCATCTCATCCTTGGGATTGATTAGTGGGCCTCTTTGTGACACTGGTGATGGAGAATACATCTACCCTTTCCGGAATGACACATTGAC AGACAATTATTTGTTTAATCAGACAACATGGAGCATTTGCAAAGAACCTGAAAACGTCATTATGTGGAATATTGTCTTGTTCTCTCTTCTCTTGGGGATTGGTACAATTGAAGCTGTTCTTTGCTTTATTCAAGTCATCAATGGACTTATTGGATTCATATGTGGCACATGCATGAGGAAAAGAAAG